Below is a window of Deltaproteobacteria bacterium DNA.
TTCCTTGAAAGAATCAAGTATGGGACCCTGATTATTACTCCCGGAGACAGGGCGGACGTTATTGTCGCCTGCCTTTCCGCTGTGTCGTCAACGTCCATGCCGAACATTGCGGGGATCATGTTAACGGGCGGCTTGAAACCGGAAGAACCGGTCTGCAAATTGATCGAGGGATTTTCCAATATAGTGCCCATCATTAGTGTGAAGGGGGATACGTTCCCATCGGCTATATCGGTTGACAATGTTCACGCTGTGATCTCGCCGGAGAACCAGCGGAAAGTCACCCGGGCTCTGGAGATCTTTGAGAGAAATATCGATGTAGAGGTACTGGGGGGAAAGATCCTTGAAACTCAGGTCTCTATTGTCACGCCGAAGATGTTTGAATACGAACTGATCCAAAAGGCCAGGGCACACAAGCAGCACATTGTCCTGCCTGAAGGCCAAGAAGAAAGGATCTTGCGGGCTGCCGAGATATTACTCCGTCGCGAAGTCGTAGATATAACCCTCCTTGGCAATGAACAGCAGATCCGGAACAAAATCGCCCAACTCAGATTACGGATGGAGGGGGTCAATATCGTCGAGGTGCATGGATTTTCCTCTTTTGATAATTATGTCCAAACCTATTATGATCTGCGAAAACATAAGGGCATCACTATGGAAATCGCCAGGGATAATATAAGCGACGTGATCTTTTTCGGCGCCATGATGGTTCATAAAGGCCATGCTGACGGCATGGTTTCTGGGGCAGTTCATACGACCCAGGATACTATCCGTCCCGCCTTTGAAATCATAAAAACCAAACCCGGTTTTTCCGTTGTTTCCAGCGTGTTTCTTATGTGCCTCAAAGACAGGGTTCTCGTTTACGGTGACTGTGCGGTGAATCCGCATCCGAATGCGGAAAGGCTTGCTGAAATTGCTCTCAGCTCCGCCCAGACTGCCAGGATTTTTGGTATTGAGCCCAGGGTGGCCATGTTGTCTTATTCAACCGGGGAATCAGGCAAAGGAGAGGACGTTGAGAAAGTCCGTGAAGCGACGAGAATTGCCAAGGAGATGTCCAAGGAATCTGATCCGGATTTGAAACTGGAGGGACCCATGCAGTATGATGCCGCGGTTGATCCGGAGGTGGCAAGAACCAAGATGCCTGAGAGCGAAGTCGCAGGCAATGCCACTGTTTTTGTGTTTCCTGACTTGAACACTGGGAATAACACTTATAAGGCGGTTCAAAGGTCGGCCAATGCTGTGGCGATTGGTCCTGTTCTTCAGGGTCTCAATAAGCCTGTAAATGATCTCAGTCGTGGATGCACGGTTGCGGACATCGTTAACACGGTCGCGATTACAGCGATTCAAGCTCAGGCTGACAAAGGGTTGTTGTAAAAACACTGGTCATCTCCGGGCCCTTGCGAAATCCAGGATGATTAATATCGCCTGGAACAAAAAGCCTTCGTCCCACGGCGATCATGGCAACCGCGCGCACAGTCCGGATTTTTTTGAGCGGTTATGTGGCAGAAAATGTGGTATCCACGTATTATGACCCTTATCGCCAATAAAGAAATAGGAAGGAGATTACAATGACAAATGAGACTATTGTTTCAAGATTCACGCTTAGGGGAAGGGAGATTCTGTCTTCGTATGCAACATTCACCCTTGAAGGGGCTATGACAGCCCGGGTCCAGCGCGGCAAAGACTCGTGGACAATTTCGGAACGAAACGGGATTGCCAAGGGTACGTCAGACGGCGAAGCCGAAGCTATTTATATCCCCAATAAGAGGGCAATACGGTCTATTGAAAAAAATATTGTTCCTCTCCTTCCAAAGAAAGTCGTGATCAGAAAACCAGGGGATATTCTTGACGCTTGTGCAGTATTCGATCTCAAGTTGGTCGAAGGGGCCGGCCCCAACAAGAAACGGTGGGGTGGCAATGCTTGTCTTGCTGCGTCAACTGTTTTCCTTCAAACATTGCTGAAGGCTTCAGAATACAAGGCCTGGCAGCTTCTCAGGCCAAAAGGCGGGCTTAAGACCTTCTACATGCCGAACATCGGTTTTAACATGGTTTGCGGAGGCGAACATGTCCCTGGCACAAAGCAGGACATTCAAGAAATGTTCTTTTTTGCAATGAATGAAAAGTCGATCAAGGGCGTGTTTGAAACAGCAACGAAGTTTTTCAGGCAGTTTGAAAAAAATCTCGTTCGTGACGGTCTGCCCACCGGCACTGCAAAAGAGCGGGGCTTTGTTTTCCCCGTAGAGGACAACTTTGAAGGTCTTGGCCGTATCAAGGAGTGTGCCAGGCAGCTCAAGCTCAAGAAGACAGACTGGGCAATCGGCACGGACAACGCTTTTTCAGAATTGCAAAAAACCGAAAAATTGCGCAAGGAAGGCAAATACGACATGCGTTTTTCGGCAATGGGCATCAAGACACGCGAAGAGCTGATCAAGTTCAACTGGTCAGTCGTAAAAAGCTCCCCGAATTTCGTTACCATGGAAGATCCCGGAAGTGAATCTGACGCCGAGGCACATCGTTTGATGACCGGGAAATACGGCAATCGCGTCCAGATAGTTGTCGACGACGCAGCCGTGACCCAGATGCGTTTTATCATCCCTTTCCTTGCGGCTCCTGAGCGAAAGAATCGTTGTGGCAACTCAGTCCTCATAAAGCTGAATCAAGCCGGAACATTTACCGAGACGTGCCTGGCAACGGAGATCGTTCTTGGTCTTGCTCGTGTCGACCGGGTTGAGGAGTTCCTGAAGGCACGCAAAGATCTTGGAGGTGTGCTCCGGCAACTCAAGGAACTTGGTGTGGGCAGCCTGCAAGAGGCCATTAACAACATCAAGAAGGGCGGATTCACGGCATTTTTCTCCCACCGCTCCACAGAGGGCACATCCGAATTCCTGCCTTATATGCCGCTTATATACGGTTCGGTCTCACGGAAGCTCTGGTTTAAGGCCGGTGCGCCGAACGGGGAACGCAACCTCCAGAATTACAATCCGTTGATCAGGGCGGAAGAAGAGATGCGCGAGAGGAAAATCAGGACCGTTGTGGCAGGATTCAAAGGATTGCCAGATGAGGTTAAGATCGCCGGCCTGAGATAGGAGACCTTCTCGTGAGAAGAGCAAATCTGCATAGACATGCCAAAGTCGTGGCAACTCTGGGACCAGCTTCGTCTTCTGTTGAGATGCTTTCCGACCTGATTCTGGCAGGAATGAATGTGGCCCGGGTCAACATGAGTCATGGGAATTACGAAGAGCATGCCGAGCTTATTGCCAACATCCGCAAGGCATCAGGTGCGGTGGGACTGGAAGTCGCGATTCTTCTTGACCTTCAAGGGCCCAAGATTCGAGTGGACAGTGTGCCTGAAGGTCTTAAGCTGAAGGATGGCGAAACCTGGGTCATAGGACCAACGAGGGTGCAAGAGGACTATCCGGAGTATAAGGATTGCTTTATCCCGACCAAATATGAACATATTATTGATGACTGCGAAGACGGGGCCCGTATACTCTTTGATGATGGATTGATTGTGGCGCAGGCGGTTGAAAAAGACCGGGATGTTAACAAGATCAATATCCTTGTGGGTGGCATCCTGAAATCTCACAAAGGGATAAATCTTCCTGATTCAAGAGTCTCCGCACCAAGTTTGACAGAGAAGGATCGTGAAGACATAATATTTGCCATTGAACAGGCTGTTGACTACATAGCCCTGTCGTTTGTGCGGAAAAAACAAGATGCACTCAAGCTTAAGGAGCTTCTTCGTGAACTGAATGAAGATATACCCATAGTCTCGAAGATCGAGAATCGAGAGGCCATTGACAACATGGAAGCAATCCTTGATGTTTCTGATGTG
It encodes the following:
- the pta gene encoding phosphate acetyltransferase — translated: MSRNLFVTATEPRSGKSAISLGVMEMLARNVERAGFFRPLINADLDTKKKDNDINLISSHYRLGISYEAMYAYTTTQANDLITQGKYEELLEGIVGKYKELEKTNDFVLCEGTDFVGSTSAFELDINAEVSNNLGCPVLLVANAYQKTVDEVLRSIEMSVGSLFEKGCNVVATVVNRTDSQNDEEITKRLKTNVLNSEQLVYTLPDEKFLGSPTVREIAGLMNAEVLYGEEQLNRHVYSFTVAAMQLRNFLERIKYGTLIITPGDRADVIVACLSAVSSTSMPNIAGIMLTGGLKPEEPVCKLIEGFSNIVPIISVKGDTFPSAISVDNVHAVISPENQRKVTRALEIFERNIDVEVLGGKILETQVSIVTPKMFEYELIQKARAHKQHIVLPEGQEERILRAAEILLRREVVDITLLGNEQQIRNKIAQLRLRMEGVNIVEVHGFSSFDNYVQTYYDLRKHKGITMEIARDNISDVIFFGAMMVHKGHADGMVSGAVHTTQDTIRPAFEIIKTKPGFSVVSSVFLMCLKDRVLVYGDCAVNPHPNAERLAEIALSSAQTARIFGIEPRVAMLSYSTGESGKGEDVEKVREATRIAKEMSKESDPDLKLEGPMQYDAAVDPEVARTKMPESEVAGNATVFVFPDLNTGNNTYKAVQRSANAVAIGPVLQGLNKPVNDLSRGCTVADIVNTVAITAIQAQADKGLL
- the pyk gene encoding pyruvate kinase; translation: MRRANLHRHAKVVATLGPASSSVEMLSDLILAGMNVARVNMSHGNYEEHAELIANIRKASGAVGLEVAILLDLQGPKIRVDSVPEGLKLKDGETWVIGPTRVQEDYPEYKDCFIPTKYEHIIDDCEDGARILFDDGLIVAQAVEKDRDVNKINILVGGILKSHKGINLPDSRVSAPSLTEKDREDIIFAIEQAVDYIALSFVRKKQDALKLKELLRELNEDIPIVSKIENREAIDNMEAILDVSDVIMVARGDMGVELGNHLVPAVQKYIISSCNHRGIPVITATQMLESMVENSTPTRAEASDVANAIWDGTDAVMLSAETASGKHPIEAVKMMGKIIREAEKTPKERPSFKFMDLTNIDDATVIGASLIAERIGAKRILSVTQSGNSCLKMCRFRPQTSVLGVSNSLPIVRRMCLYWGVSPFYLYEYDEDDSELENYVIDKVRSACDLHGGDKIVITRGSGKFFARGSSNSIKVVVIE